The Desulfomonilia bacterium region GTAAAAAAACATGCGACTGAGGATTACAAGCAGGTTGTAGAAGACCTGATCCTGTTCCTGGAGGGGAAAAATACCGACCTTACCAACAAACTTGAAAAAAGAATGAAGAAGTATGCCGTCGAACTTGATTTCGAGAAGGCAGCAAAAATCCGTGATCAGATCGAGGCTATAAAGACAACGTTGGTGCCTCAGAGGGTATCCGGAACCACGTCAACCGATGCGGATATATTCGGCGTGCAGCGATATGAAGATACGGTATCGATTGCAGTGCTTAGGATTATGAACGGGAGGGTCGCAGACACGAATGCGTTCTCTGTCCATGCAGGTGAGGGACAGGATTTCATTACCCCGGTAATTATTCAGTATTATCTGGGCGGAAGGCAGGTGCCTCCGATTATATATTCTGATGAACTGCCTGAAGAAACAGAGAACATGACCGCAATTCTTTCCGAACTGCGTTCGGCCGGCGTAAAATTTAAAAGGCCTGTCCGCGGAAAGACCAGACATCTTCTCAATATGGCGAACGAGACCGCATCAAAGGCAATTGCGGCAGGTGAATCAGCGCTTGATGAAATAGCGATACACTTCAAACTTCAGAGCATCCCGTGGCGTATCGAATGCTATGACATATCCAACCTTTCAGAGACAAATGCCGTGGGTTCCCGAAGTGTTCTGACTGGCGGCGAACTGGACAAGTCGCTTTACCGCCATTATAAAATCAAAAGTGTTCAGGGCCAGAATGACTTTGCCATGATGCATGAGGTCCTTTCCCGCAGATTTAAAAATGAAACGGAAAACATGCCGGACCTTATTATAATCGACGGCGGAAAGGGCCAGCTTGCCATGAGCCTCAAGGTCATGTCCGAACTGGGAATAGAAGGTGTACCGGTAGTTGCAATGGCAAAGGAGCACGGGGCGGCAAAGGACCGGTTTTTCATCCCCGGCAGAAAAGAACCCGTACATCTGCAGGCACGAAGCAGGGCCCTTCTGATGCTACAGAACCTGAGG contains the following coding sequences:
- the uvrC gene encoding excinuclease ABC subunit UvrC; the encoded protein is MPLTPEMIEALPRATGVYMMRDKKNRIIYVGKALEIKNRVRAYLGQDTRPYVSHIREHAEKVDFVLTGNEKEALLLENQLIKTHRPRYNVLLRDDKTYVSIKLTVNHDCPAISITRRVVKDGARYFGPYSSAKATRGTLSAIGRIFPVRRCKDTEFANRVRPCLYYQIGLCLAPCVKKHATEDYKQVVEDLILFLEGKNTDLTNKLEKRMKKYAVELDFEKAAKIRDQIEAIKTTLVPQRVSGTTSTDADIFGVQRYEDTVSIAVLRIMNGRVADTNAFSVHAGEGQDFITPVIIQYYLGGRQVPPIIYSDELPEETENMTAILSELRSAGVKFKRPVRGKTRHLLNMANETASKAIAAGESALDEIAIHFKLQSIPWRIECYDISNLSETNAVGSRSVLTGGELDKSLYRHYKIKSVQGQNDFAMMHEVLSRRFKNETENMPDLIIIDGGKGQLAMSLKVMSELGIEGVPVVAMAKEHGAAKDRFFIPGRKEPVHLQARSRALLMLQNLRDEAHRFAITYHRKLRSKSTFV